A single region of the Pseudomonas granadensis genome encodes:
- a CDS encoding DSD1 family PLP-dependent enzyme translates to MRPGDRGGPYSDYFRALNKALKEHGPMRPVLLIDLDRLDHNIDVVVQSVRRGGKQLRLVEKSLPAPGLLKYIAQRAGTPRLMSFHQPFLNHDAVAFPESDILLGKPLPVRSAELFYRAHKGAFDPVRQLQWLLDGPQRLEQYLALAQGLRTRMRVNIELDVGLHRGGVSDVQALGRMLTLISAHPQHLEFAGFMGYDPFVGMGVPGILGSPEELFARVMVIYQRYVDFTRQQFPGLWREGLCLNTAGSPSYRMHEHETLCSEVSVGTAMLKPTHYDLPSLSGHVPAAYIATPVLKSTGAVNIPALDGKSRLFSWWDPNQRQTFFIYGGNWMAEFESPMGLQSNGVYGRSSNQEMVNGSPAVGLGVEDQVFLRPAQTESVLLQFGDLLAVRGGRIVDSWPVYA, encoded by the coding sequence TTGCGGCCGGGCGACCGAGGCGGGCCGTACAGTGATTATTTTCGGGCGCTGAACAAGGCGCTGAAAGAGCACGGGCCGATGCGTCCGGTACTGTTGATCGATCTCGATCGGCTCGATCACAACATCGATGTGGTGGTGCAGTCGGTCAGGCGTGGCGGCAAGCAGTTGCGGCTGGTGGAGAAGTCGCTGCCGGCGCCGGGGCTGTTGAAGTACATAGCGCAACGCGCCGGGACGCCGCGGTTGATGTCGTTTCATCAGCCATTTCTCAATCACGATGCAGTGGCCTTTCCCGAGTCCGATATCTTGCTCGGCAAGCCGCTGCCTGTCCGTTCGGCTGAGCTGTTTTACCGCGCGCACAAAGGCGCGTTCGATCCGGTTCGGCAGTTGCAATGGCTGCTCGATGGGCCGCAGCGGTTAGAACAATATCTGGCCTTGGCGCAGGGTTTGCGTACGCGGATGCGCGTGAACATCGAGCTGGATGTCGGTCTGCATCGTGGCGGGGTCAGTGATGTGCAGGCGCTGGGGCGAATGCTGACGCTGATCAGTGCCCACCCGCAGCACCTGGAATTTGCCGGGTTCATGGGCTACGACCCGTTTGTGGGCATGGGCGTGCCGGGGATTCTCGGTTCGCCTGAAGAGTTGTTCGCCAGGGTCATGGTGATTTATCAGCGTTATGTCGATTTTACCCGGCAGCAGTTTCCGGGTTTGTGGCGGGAGGGTTTGTGCCTGAACACGGCGGGCAGTCCGAGTTATCGCATGCATGAACACGAGACGCTGTGCAGTGAGGTCTCGGTGGGGACGGCGATGCTCAAGCCGACTCACTATGATTTGCCGTCGTTGAGCGGGCATGTGCCGGCGGCGTATATCGCTACGCCGGTGTTGAAGAGTACCGGCGCGGTGAATATTCCGGCGCTGGATGGCAAGTCGAGGCTGTTTTCGTGGTGGGACCCCAATCAGCGGCAGACTTTCTTCATTTATGGGGGTAACTGGATGGCGGAGTTTGAATCGCCCATGGGGTTGCAGAGTAATGGGGTGTATGGGCGTAGTTCGAATCAGGAGATGGTCAATGGGTCGCCTGCTGTGGGCCTTGGGGTTGAGGATCAGGTGTTTTTGCGTCCTGCTCAAACGGAGTCTGTGCTGTTGCAATTTGGCGATTTGCTGGCTGTGCGGGGTGGCAGGATTGTCGATAGCTGGCCTGTTTATGCCTGA
- a CDS encoding D-arabinono-1,4-lactone oxidase: MASHPALGQLLRAPRLIPWRNWSGAQSCLPAARLAPKNLDELTSAIQQAPGRIRPVGSAHSFSALVPTDGTLLSLSYFSGLLDHDGKTLQAEFGAGTPMSRMGVPLRDIGQALPNMADIDYQTLAGAIATSTHGTGKTFQSCSAQVCAMQLVTARGEVLDCDRQRHPEVFNAARVSLGALGVATRIRLQNRPAYRLREHQWIARTEELLEDLDKNTRENQHWEMLVVTHSDYALSIALNETNDPPTPPISPEEEGGNEFVNLIEKLDKYASDFPDLRRTLLNSLRHLASFEDRVGDSFDIYANVRTVRFNEMEYSVPAEHGPACLREILKLIEDKDLRTWFPIEYRYVKADDIALSMFEGRDSCSISVHQHYQMDHHNFFAAIEPIFWKYNGRPHWGKLHSLNARTLQPLYPRWREFVEVRQALDPHGRFLNAHLASILGVS, translated from the coding sequence CTGGCGAGCCACCCGGCGCTGGGCCAGTTGCTGCGCGCGCCACGCCTGATTCCCTGGCGCAACTGGTCAGGCGCGCAGAGTTGCCTGCCGGCGGCGCGGCTGGCGCCGAAGAATCTTGATGAGCTGACAAGCGCCATTCAGCAGGCACCCGGCAGGATTCGCCCGGTCGGCTCGGCGCATTCGTTCAGTGCGCTGGTACCCACCGACGGCACGCTGTTGTCGCTGAGTTATTTCAGCGGCTTGCTCGACCACGACGGGAAAACCCTGCAAGCCGAGTTTGGTGCCGGCACGCCCATGTCGCGCATGGGCGTGCCGCTGAGAGACATCGGCCAGGCGTTGCCCAACATGGCCGATATCGATTACCAGACCCTCGCTGGCGCCATCGCCACCTCGACTCACGGCACCGGGAAAACCTTTCAGTCCTGTTCGGCACAGGTCTGCGCCATGCAACTGGTCACGGCCCGTGGCGAGGTGCTGGACTGCGACCGTCAGCGCCATCCTGAGGTGTTCAACGCGGCGCGGGTCTCGCTCGGCGCGCTCGGTGTGGCGACGAGGATTCGCCTGCAAAACCGCCCGGCCTATCGCCTGCGCGAACATCAGTGGATCGCCAGAACCGAAGAACTGCTCGAAGACCTTGACAAGAACACTCGCGAAAACCAGCACTGGGAAATGCTCGTCGTCACCCATTCCGACTACGCCCTGTCTATTGCCCTCAACGAAACCAACGACCCGCCCACGCCACCGATCAGCCCGGAAGAAGAGGGCGGCAATGAGTTCGTCAACCTGATCGAGAAACTCGACAAGTACGCCAGCGACTTCCCCGACCTGCGCCGCACGCTGCTCAACAGCCTGCGCCATCTGGCGAGTTTCGAGGATCGTGTCGGCGATTCGTTCGATATCTACGCCAACGTGCGCACGGTGCGTTTCAACGAAATGGAGTACTCGGTGCCCGCCGAACACGGCCCGGCCTGCCTGCGCGAAATTCTCAAGCTGATCGAGGACAAGGACCTGCGCACCTGGTTTCCCATCGAGTACCGCTACGTCAAGGCTGACGACATTGCATTGAGCATGTTCGAGGGCCGCGACAGCTGCTCGATCTCGGTTCATCAGCATTATCAGATGGATCATCACAACTTCTTCGCGGCGATCGAGCCGATCTTCTGGAAGTACAACGGCCGCCCGCACTGGGGCAAGTTGCACTCGCTCAACGCGCGAACCCTGCAACCGCTGTATCCGCGCTGGCGCGAGTTTGTCGAAGTGCGTCAGGCGCTGGACCCGCACGGGCGTTTTCTCAATGCGCATCTGGCGTCGATACTGGGAGTGAGCTGA
- a CDS encoding DUF3302 domain-containing protein, protein MLDYFALGVLVFVGLVLFYGIIVLHDIPYEIAVHRNHPHQDAIHATGWVSLFTLHALWPFLWIWAMAYREDRGWGFGDGQSVQNHVVRLEQQVIELQSRLERLEAMTATATPAPHNREG, encoded by the coding sequence ATGCTCGATTACTTCGCGTTAGGCGTGTTGGTGTTCGTTGGGCTCGTGCTGTTCTACGGGATCATCGTCCTGCACGACATTCCCTATGAAATTGCCGTGCACCGCAATCACCCGCATCAGGATGCGATCCATGCCACGGGCTGGGTCAGTCTGTTCACGCTGCATGCGCTCTGGCCGTTTTTGTGGATCTGGGCGATGGCCTATCGCGAAGATCGCGGCTGGGGTTTTGGTGACGGCCAATCCGTGCAAAACCATGTGGTTCGCCTGGAACAACAGGTGATCGAACTGCAAAGTCGCCTTGAGCGACTCGAAGCAATGACCGCCACTGCCACGCCCGCCCCGCACAACCGGGAGGGCTGA
- a CDS encoding DMT family transporter — protein MDITLRRGSLEMTAAMLISGTIGWFVLVSGQPVLDVVFWRCVFGAGTLLLICAAFGFLRPGILTRGTFLLAVLSGVAIVGNWVLLFASYSRASIAIGTAVYNVQPFMLVGLAALFLGEKITVQKLFWLAVSFMGMLAIVSAHGTQGESGSDYLLGIVLALGAALLYAIAALIIKRLTGTPPHLIALIQVCTGVLLLAPFAHFSALPQAPSAWASLVTLGIVHTGLMYVLLYDAIQKLPTALTGALSFIYPIAAIFVDWFAFGHRLEILQWVGVAAILLAAAGMQQGWGFKARRLAAQ, from the coding sequence ATGGACATAACCCTGCGTCGCGGCTCGCTGGAAATGACCGCCGCCATGCTGATATCCGGCACCATCGGCTGGTTTGTATTGGTGTCCGGGCAACCGGTACTCGACGTGGTGTTCTGGCGTTGCGTGTTCGGCGCCGGCACTTTGCTGTTGATCTGTGCAGCGTTCGGTTTTCTGCGTCCGGGCATTCTGACCCGCGGCACCTTTTTGCTCGCCGTGCTCAGTGGTGTGGCGATCGTCGGCAACTGGGTGCTTTTGTTTGCTTCGTATTCTCGCGCGTCGATTGCCATCGGCACTGCGGTCTATAACGTGCAGCCGTTCATGCTGGTGGGACTGGCGGCGTTGTTTCTCGGCGAAAAGATCACCGTGCAAAAGCTGTTCTGGCTGGCGGTTTCGTTCATGGGCATGCTGGCGATCGTCAGTGCCCACGGCACCCAAGGCGAGAGTGGCAGTGACTATCTGCTGGGCATCGTGTTGGCCTTGGGCGCGGCGTTGCTGTATGCGATTGCTGCACTGATCATCAAGCGCCTGACCGGCACGCCGCCGCATCTGATTGCGTTGATTCAGGTCTGCACCGGGGTTCTGCTGCTGGCGCCGTTCGCGCATTTCAGCGCGTTGCCGCAAGCGCCCAGCGCCTGGGCCAGTCTGGTGACGTTGGGCATCGTCCATACTGGTTTGATGTATGTGCTGCTGTACGACGCGATTCAGAAGTTGCCGACGGCATTGACCGGTGCACTGTCGTTCATCTACCCGATCGCGGCGATCTTCGTTGATTGGTTTGCCTTTGGCCATCGCCTGGAAATCCTGCAATGGGTCGGCGTCGCCGCGATTCTGCTCGCCGCCGCCGGCATGCAACAAGGCTGGGGTTTCAAGGCGCGGCGACTGGCCGCGCAGTGA
- a CDS encoding HlyD family secretion protein: MDLLLILTYAAFCVALFKIFRIPLNKWTVPTAVLGGILLIGALIFTMNYNHPYSEVARTYFVSVPVIPVVSGQVIDVPVKGNEPLEKGDVLFRIDPTPFANRVKSLKAQLVAAKGDRYRITELIRRSFGTQRELDAAIARTDDLQAQLDNAQFELDNTIVRAPSKGFVTHVSLRPGMMASKLPLRPSMVFIPEEGQYFAAWMRQNSLLRLTVGDEAEVAFDGIPGKVFAGRVKNVIGVIAEGQVQPSGTLIGYTGSPPAGRVPVIIEITDPAFARYSKLMPGGAYGQAALYSQHFHHIGAMRKILLRMAAWMNYIFPFH, encoded by the coding sequence ATGGACCTGTTACTGATCCTCACGTACGCCGCGTTCTGCGTCGCCCTGTTCAAGATTTTCCGTATCCCGCTGAACAAATGGACTGTGCCCACGGCCGTGCTCGGCGGCATCCTGCTGATCGGCGCATTGATCTTTACCATGAACTACAACCACCCCTACTCCGAGGTGGCGCGCACTTACTTCGTTTCGGTGCCGGTGATTCCAGTCGTCAGCGGCCAAGTGATCGACGTGCCAGTAAAGGGTAACGAACCGCTGGAAAAAGGCGATGTGCTGTTTCGCATCGACCCCACGCCGTTTGCAAACCGGGTGAAATCGCTGAAAGCGCAATTGGTCGCCGCCAAGGGAGATCGCTATCGCATCACCGAACTGATCCGACGCAGCTTCGGCACCCAGCGTGAACTGGACGCCGCCATTGCTCGCACCGATGACTTGCAGGCGCAACTGGATAACGCGCAATTCGAACTGGACAACACCATCGTCCGCGCGCCAAGCAAAGGCTTTGTCACCCATGTTTCGTTGCGGCCGGGGATGATGGCGAGCAAGTTGCCGTTGCGCCCCTCGATGGTGTTCATTCCCGAGGAAGGCCAATACTTTGCCGCGTGGATGCGCCAGAACAGCCTGCTGCGCCTGACCGTTGGCGACGAGGCGGAAGTGGCTTTCGACGGTATTCCCGGCAAAGTCTTCGCCGGGCGGGTGAAAAATGTCATCGGCGTGATTGCCGAGGGTCAGGTGCAACCGTCCGGCACGCTGATCGGCTACACCGGCTCACCGCCGGCCGGGCGGGTGCCGGTGATCATTGAAATCACCGATCCGGCCTTCGCCCGGTACAGCAAACTGATGCCCGGCGGCGCTTACGGGCAGGCCGCGTTGTACAGTCAGCACTTCCACCATATCGGTGCGATGCGCAAAATCCTCCTGCGTATGGCAGCATGGATGAATTACATTTTTCCGTTCCACTGA
- a CDS encoding FUSC family protein — translation MLRRVLRPLLDPYRRYRHARLIHAVRVALGLLATILLTTGINLPHGEWASVTMLVVIGGLQHHGNIGKKAAERATGTLIGAAVGLALVAQHAWLGMPWLTYFAMAVVCGFFSYHAIGKGGYTALLSAITVFIVAGHGDNPISDGLWRGVDILIGIALALAFSFALPLYAVYSWRYNLADALRDCATVYGRIISGQPVAADEHLRLMSRLGAVMVQLRSLMPSVSKEVKISMTELDAIQRNLRMCISTLEILGNTRPDANDREAMAHLQSALKAEHRQIRVQLIGMARALKSGATSRLDRPLELPESNLDAPVYSALDGYRLLTRQLAANIGEMRQRLAKSAPRWNI, via the coding sequence TTGCTGCGGCGGGTCTTGCGCCCCTTGCTGGACCCGTATCGCCGTTACCGCCACGCCCGACTGATCCACGCAGTGCGCGTGGCCCTCGGGTTGCTGGCAACGATCCTGCTGACCACCGGCATCAACCTGCCCCACGGTGAATGGGCCTCAGTGACCATGCTGGTCGTAATCGGCGGCTTGCAGCACCATGGCAACATCGGCAAAAAAGCCGCGGAGCGCGCCACCGGCACGCTGATCGGCGCCGCGGTCGGGCTGGCGCTGGTGGCGCAGCACGCGTGGCTGGGGATGCCATGGCTGACCTATTTTGCGATGGCGGTGGTCTGCGGATTCTTCTCCTATCACGCCATCGGCAAGGGCGGTTACACCGCCCTGCTCTCGGCGATCACCGTGTTCATCGTCGCCGGGCATGGCGACAATCCGATCAGCGATGGCTTGTGGCGCGGTGTCGATATCCTCATCGGTATCGCCCTCGCTTTGGCATTTTCGTTCGCCCTGCCGCTGTACGCGGTGTATTCGTGGCGCTACAACCTCGCCGATGCCCTGCGCGACTGCGCCACGGTGTATGGACGGATCATCAGCGGACAACCGGTAGCCGCCGACGAGCATCTGCGTTTGATGAGTCGCCTCGGCGCGGTGATGGTGCAGTTGCGCTCGCTGATGCCGTCGGTGTCCAAGGAAGTGAAGATTTCCATGACCGAACTCGATGCGATCCAGCGCAACCTGCGCATGTGTATCAGTACGTTGGAAATCCTCGGCAATACCCGCCCGGATGCCAACGACCGAGAAGCCATGGCGCATTTGCAATCGGCGCTGAAGGCCGAGCATCGGCAGATTCGCGTGCAACTGATCGGCATGGCCCGCGCCTTGAAAAGCGGCGCGACGAGTCGCCTCGACAGGCCGCTGGAGTTGCCGGAGTCCAACCTCGATGCGCCGGTCTACAGCGCACTGGACGGTTACCGCTTGTTGACCCGGCAACTGGCGGCCAACATCGGCGAGATGCGCCAGCGCCTGGCGAAATCCGCCCCGCGCTGGAACATTTGA
- a CDS encoding NADP-dependent glyceraldehyde-3-phosphate dehydrogenase, with protein MTTANILDNLFPSVSDIPEKYRLDAQVEQREYLVDGELRRWDGPLAQVRSPVYLQGANGDEQVILGSTPLLDAETALTALDAAVRAYDRGQGLWPTMRVAERIQHVEAFLRRMREQREAVVKLLMWEIGKNLKDSEKEFDRTCDYIVDTINALKELDRRSSRFELEQDTLGQIRRVPLGVALCMGPYNYPLNETFTTLIPALIMGNTVVFKPAKLGVLLIRPLLEAFRDSFPTGVINVIYGSGRETVSALMASGKIDIFAFIGTNKAASDLKKLHPKPHRLRAALGLDAKNPGIVLPEVDLDNAVSEALTGSLSFNGQRCTALKILFVHEDVVDSFIEKFNARLATLKPGMPWDSGVALTPLPESGKVDYLHGLVADARSKGAEVVNPHGGEARASFFYPAVLYPVNPQMRVYQEEQFGPVVPIVPYRHLDTVIDYVLESDFGQQLSIFGTNPVAVGRLVDTFANQVGRINLNAQCQRGPDTYPFNGRKNSAEGTLSVHDALRVFSIRTLVATKFQESNKDLISEIIRGRDSSFLTTDYIF; from the coding sequence ATGACCACAGCAAACATCCTTGACAATCTGTTCCCTTCTGTCAGCGACATCCCGGAAAAATACCGTCTCGACGCTCAGGTCGAGCAGCGCGAATACCTCGTCGACGGTGAATTGCGCCGCTGGGACGGCCCGCTCGCGCAAGTGCGCAGCCCGGTCTATCTGCAAGGCGCCAACGGCGACGAACAAGTGATCCTTGGCAGCACGCCACTGCTCGACGCTGAAACCGCCCTCACCGCCCTCGACGCCGCCGTTCGCGCCTACGACCGTGGTCAGGGTCTGTGGCCAACCATGCGCGTGGCCGAGCGCATCCAGCATGTCGAAGCATTCCTGCGGCGCATGCGTGAGCAACGCGAAGCCGTGGTGAAACTGCTGATGTGGGAAATCGGCAAGAATCTCAAGGATTCGGAAAAGGAATTCGACCGAACCTGCGATTACATCGTCGACACCATCAATGCGCTCAAGGAACTCGACCGCCGCTCCAGCCGTTTCGAGCTGGAACAGGACACCCTCGGCCAGATCCGCCGCGTGCCGCTCGGCGTCGCGTTGTGCATGGGCCCTTATAACTATCCGTTGAACGAGACGTTCACCACGCTGATTCCGGCGCTGATCATGGGCAACACCGTGGTGTTCAAACCGGCCAAGCTCGGCGTGCTGTTGATCCGCCCGTTGCTCGAAGCCTTCCGCGACAGCTTCCCCACCGGCGTGATCAACGTGATCTACGGCAGCGGCCGCGAAACCGTGAGTGCGCTGATGGCCAGCGGCAAGATCGACATCTTTGCCTTCATCGGCACCAACAAAGCCGCCAGCGACCTGAAAAAACTGCATCCCAAGCCGCACCGCTTGCGTGCTGCGCTGGGTCTGGATGCGAAAAACCCGGGGATCGTCCTGCCGGAAGTCGATCTCGATAACGCCGTCAGCGAAGCGCTCACCGGCTCGCTATCGTTCAACGGCCAGCGCTGCACCGCGCTGAAAATTCTCTTCGTCCACGAAGACGTGGTCGACAGCTTCATCGAAAAATTCAACGCCAGACTCGCCACCCTGAAACCGGGCATGCCGTGGGACAGCGGCGTTGCGCTCACGCCGCTGCCGGAGTCGGGCAAGGTCGATTACCTGCACGGGCTGGTTGCCGATGCGCGCAGCAAGGGCGCCGAAGTGGTCAACCCGCATGGCGGTGAAGCCCGCGCGTCGTTCTTCTACCCGGCGGTGCTGTACCCGGTTAACCCGCAGATGCGCGTCTATCAGGAAGAGCAGTTCGGCCCGGTGGTGCCGATCGTGCCGTATCGTCACCTCGATACCGTGATCGACTATGTACTGGAATCGGACTTTGGCCAGCAGTTGAGCATCTTCGGCACCAACCCGGTGGCGGTCGGTCGGCTGGTCGATACGTTTGCCAACCAGGTCGGGCGGATCAACCTCAACGCCCAGTGCCAGCGCGGCCCGGACACCTACCCGTTCAACGGCCGCAAGAATTCCGCCGAAGGTACGCTGTCGGTGCACGATGCGTTGCGGGTGTTTTCGATCCGTACACTGGTGGCGACCAAGTTCCAGGAGAGCAACAAGGATCTGATCAGCGAAATCATTCGCGGGCGTGATTCGAGTTTCCTGACCACTGATTACATCTTCTGA
- a CDS encoding SOS response-associated peptidase family protein, producing the protein MCGRLSQYTGIHDFVAALSMPNALINSTGEQPFERYNAAPTTQLALFHQEGQFLHADMVRWGWRPHWAKDRAAPINARVEKVAHGPFFRAIWPHRAIIAINNWFEWVDEGGPKKQPYLIRHRDQSPILCAAIGQYPNEEHEPGEHDGFVIITADSAGGLVDVHDRRPVVLPPELAREWLDPATPKERAEQMVLHEGEPSEAFEWFKVDKAVGNVRNDQSELILPIGF; encoded by the coding sequence ATGTGCGGACGACTTTCCCAGTACACCGGCATTCACGACTTTGTGGCGGCACTGAGCATGCCAAACGCGCTCATCAACTCTACCGGCGAACAGCCCTTTGAGCGGTACAACGCCGCGCCGACCACTCAACTTGCCCTCTTCCACCAGGAGGGCCAGTTCCTGCACGCGGACATGGTCCGCTGGGGATGGCGACCGCACTGGGCAAAAGACCGCGCGGCGCCGATCAATGCCCGCGTCGAGAAAGTCGCCCACGGACCTTTCTTCCGCGCGATCTGGCCGCACCGGGCGATCATTGCGATCAACAACTGGTTCGAGTGGGTCGACGAAGGCGGGCCAAAGAAGCAGCCCTACCTGATCAGGCACCGCGACCAATCCCCAATACTCTGCGCTGCGATCGGCCAATACCCCAACGAGGAGCACGAACCCGGCGAGCACGACGGCTTTGTGATCATCACTGCTGATAGCGCTGGCGGCCTGGTCGATGTCCACGATCGGCGGCCAGTCGTTCTCCCGCCAGAGCTCGCGCGGGAATGGCTCGACCCGGCCACGCCGAAAGAACGCGCCGAACAGATGGTGCTGCATGAGGGCGAGCCATCCGAGGCTTTCGAATGGTTCAAGGTGGACAAGGCCGTCGGCAACGTTCGCAATGATCAGTCCGAACTGATTCTTCCTATCGGCTTTTGA
- a CDS encoding YceK/YidQ family lipoprotein, which yields MKIQATLLAAMLLGGCGTIQTVARNDQAAVDGLKEQKSYCGAVPRIYSGLAYDFCTLNAPLASGIDPDEHRNAAIPVVLVDAVVSGALDTLLLPYTIYRQQVDGSIVIN from the coding sequence ATGAAAATTCAGGCAACGCTGCTGGCAGCCATGCTGCTTGGCGGTTGCGGCACGATTCAGACGGTGGCACGTAACGATCAGGCTGCCGTTGACGGGCTGAAGGAACAAAAGAGTTACTGCGGCGCGGTGCCGAGAATCTACAGCGGCCTCGCCTATGACTTCTGCACGCTGAACGCTCCCCTGGCTTCAGGCATTGACCCTGATGAGCACCGCAACGCGGCCATTCCGGTGGTACTGGTGGACGCCGTCGTCTCCGGCGCGCTCGATACCCTGCTGCTGCCCTACACGATCTATCGCCAGCAAGTGGATGGCAGCATCGTCATCAACTGA
- a CDS encoding c-type cytochrome yields MRAIRLCLWLAMATALYGCGEEPKPQPTHRNITPADPALAQIYANSCQLCHANPAANAPLTGDRQAWEPRIRQGTDTLLDHTINGYNAMPPMGQCVECSEEQFLQLIGFMADQPLPQ; encoded by the coding sequence ATGCGGGCGATCCGACTCTGTTTATGGCTGGCAATGGCCACGGCGCTGTACGGTTGCGGCGAAGAACCCAAGCCGCAGCCCACCCACCGCAACATCACGCCCGCCGACCCGGCGCTGGCGCAGATCTACGCCAACAGTTGCCAGCTCTGCCACGCCAACCCGGCGGCCAATGCGCCGCTTACCGGTGATCGTCAGGCCTGGGAGCCGCGTATTCGCCAAGGCACCGACACGCTGCTCGACCACACCATCAATGGCTACAACGCCATGCCGCCGATGGGCCAGTGTGTCGAGTGCTCGGAAGAACAATTCCTGCAACTGATCGGCTTCATGGCCGATCAGCCGCTGCCGCAATAA
- a CDS encoding Bax inhibitor-1/YccA family protein: MREQDYAVNNSVQAEQLEVSRVLRNTYGLLALTLAFSGVMAFVAQQMRVGYPNIFVVLIGFYGLFFLTNKLRDSAWGLVSAFALTGFMGFLLGPILNRYLGMQGGAEVVSSAFAMTALVFGGLSAYVLITRKDMSFLGGFITAGFFVLLGATLASFFFQISGLQLAISAGFVLFSSVCILFQTSAIIHGGERNYIMATISLYVSIYNLFVSLLQLFGIMSRDD, translated from the coding sequence ATGCGCGAACAGGATTACGCAGTTAATAACAGCGTGCAGGCTGAGCAGCTAGAGGTTAGCCGCGTCCTGCGCAACACTTACGGCCTACTGGCGCTCACCCTCGCATTCAGCGGCGTGATGGCTTTTGTCGCGCAGCAGATGCGAGTCGGCTACCCGAATATCTTCGTGGTGCTGATCGGCTTCTACGGGCTGTTCTTCCTCACCAACAAACTCCGTGACTCCGCGTGGGGCCTGGTATCTGCCTTCGCGTTGACCGGTTTCATGGGTTTCCTGCTCGGCCCGATCCTCAACCGTTACCTGGGCATGCAGGGCGGCGCTGAAGTGGTCAGCTCGGCGTTCGCGATGACCGCGCTGGTGTTCGGTGGTCTGTCGGCCTACGTGCTGATCACCCGCAAGGACATGAGCTTCCTCGGTGGTTTCATCACTGCCGGTTTCTTCGTGTTGCTGGGCGCCACGCTGGCGAGCTTCTTCTTCCAGATCAGCGGCCTGCAACTGGCGATCAGCGCAGGTTTCGTGCTGTTCTCGTCGGTGTGCATCCTGTTCCAGACCAGCGCCATCATCCACGGCGGCGAGCGCAACTACATCATGGCGACCATCAGCCTGTATGTATCGATCTACAACCTGTTCGTCAGCCTGCTGCAACTGTTCGGCATCATGAGCCGCGACGACTGA
- a CDS encoding Lrp/AsnC family transcriptional regulator translates to MTDDIDQILIAALMEDSRRSLKALAQISGLSSPSVAERLRRLEERGVLKGYTVEIDPKHFGYQLQAIVRVRPLPGQLQEVERQILSIPEFTECDKVTGEDCFIARLHVRSMEQLDTLLDRLNTLAETNTAIVKKTPVKRRLPPMA, encoded by the coding sequence ATGACCGATGACATTGATCAGATCCTTATCGCTGCCTTGATGGAAGACTCGCGCCGCTCGCTCAAGGCGTTGGCGCAGATCAGCGGATTGTCCTCGCCCAGCGTCGCCGAGCGCTTGCGCCGCCTCGAAGAACGCGGCGTACTCAAGGGCTACACCGTCGAGATCGACCCGAAGCACTTTGGCTATCAATTGCAGGCGATCGTCCGGGTGCGGCCATTGCCGGGGCAGTTGCAGGAGGTGGAGCGGCAGATTCTGTCGATCCCTGAATTCACCGAGTGCGACAAGGTGACCGGCGAAGACTGCTTTATCGCGCGCCTGCATGTGCGTTCGATGGAACAGCTCGACACCCTGCTCGACCGGCTCAATACCCTGGCGGAAACCAACACGGCGATTGTCAAGAAAACCCCTGTCAAGCGCCGATTGCCGCCGATGGCCTAG